A genomic region of Alicyclobacillus sp. SO9 contains the following coding sequences:
- the mdh gene encoding malate dehydrogenase — translation MIKRKKISVIGAGFTGATTALMLAQKQLGDVVLVDIPQMENPTKGKALDIQEAMPVVGADVHVIGTSSYEDTADSDLVIITAGIPRKPGMSRDDLVSTNAGIVKSVTEQIVKYSPDTILVILSNPVDAMTYQAYKTSGFPKNRVIGQAGVLDTSRFCTFVAEELGVSVEDVSGFVMGVHGDSMVPLVRYSYVGGIPLEKLLPQTRIDEIVERTRKGGGEIVGLLGNGSAYYAPAASLTQMAEAILLDKRRVLPSIALLEGEYGYNDLFLGVPTVLGGNGIEKIFELELLPEEKEALDKSAQAVRNVVEVVSANS, via the coding sequence ATGATTAAACGCAAAAAGATTTCCGTAATTGGAGCTGGGTTTACGGGAGCGACAACAGCATTGATGCTTGCCCAAAAACAACTGGGAGATGTCGTACTTGTCGACATTCCTCAAATGGAGAACCCCACCAAGGGAAAGGCTCTAGACATCCAGGAAGCAATGCCCGTAGTCGGTGCAGACGTGCATGTGATAGGCACCTCGAGCTATGAGGATACGGCTGATTCCGATCTCGTCATCATTACTGCAGGCATTCCACGCAAGCCGGGCATGAGCCGAGACGACCTGGTTTCAACCAATGCGGGTATCGTTAAATCCGTTACAGAGCAAATCGTGAAGTATTCTCCAGATACCATTCTAGTCATTCTCAGCAACCCTGTTGATGCCATGACCTATCAAGCCTACAAGACCTCCGGGTTTCCTAAAAACCGCGTCATTGGTCAGGCTGGCGTTCTCGATACGTCTCGGTTCTGTACGTTCGTAGCCGAAGAGTTGGGCGTTTCAGTCGAAGACGTGTCCGGGTTCGTTATGGGTGTTCACGGCGACAGCATGGTTCCGTTGGTTCGCTATTCCTATGTTGGCGGCATTCCGTTAGAAAAGTTGCTGCCTCAAACGCGTATTGACGAAATTGTAGAGCGGACGCGCAAAGGCGGCGGAGAAATTGTTGGTTTACTCGGAAACGGCAGTGCTTACTATGCACCGGCTGCTTCTTTAACACAAATGGCAGAGGCAATTCTACTGGATAAGCGCCGTGTCTTGCCGTCCATTGCATTACTGGAAGGTGAATACGGCTACAACGATTTGTTCCTTGGCGTCCCAACAGTTTTAGGCGGCAATGGGATTGAAAAAATCTTCGAGCTCGAACTACTTCCAGAAGAAAAAGAAGCACTCGACAAGTCAGCTCAAGCAGTCCGAAATGTTGTCGAAGTAGTTTCCGCCAATTCGTAA
- the icd gene encoding NADP-dependent isocitrate dehydrogenase: protein MVEFKKYTAPTAGEAITMDNGELHVPNNPILPFIEGDGTGPDIWRASKRVFDAAVKKAYNGQREIAWYEVYAGEKSYEKYGEWLPEDTLTALSTYLVGIKGPLTTPVGGGIRSLNVALRQELDLYVCQRPVRYFDGVPSPVKKPELVDMVIFRENSEDIYAGVEWQEGTDDVHKVVEFLTKDMGVTKIRFPETSGIGIKPVSKEGTERLVRAAIDFALLHGRKSVTLVHKGNIMKFTEGSFKNWGYELAEKEYADKVFTWWQYDRIKDEQGKEAADAAQNEALNSGKLLVKDVIADAFLQQILTRPAEYDVIATLNLNGDYVSDALAAQVGGIGIAPGANINYENGWAVFEATHGTAPKYAGLDKVNPGSLILSGVMMLEYMGWNEAADLITRSLEKTIEEKVVTYDFARLMEGATEVKTSGFADALIRNL from the coding sequence ATGGTTGAGTTTAAGAAGTACACTGCACCGACAGCTGGCGAAGCCATTACGATGGATAACGGCGAATTGCATGTTCCAAACAACCCAATTCTCCCCTTTATTGAAGGAGACGGAACGGGTCCGGACATCTGGAGAGCAAGTAAGAGAGTTTTCGACGCAGCAGTCAAGAAGGCATACAACGGCCAACGAGAAATTGCTTGGTATGAAGTGTACGCCGGTGAGAAATCCTACGAAAAGTACGGTGAATGGCTGCCTGAGGACACACTAACGGCCTTATCTACATATTTAGTCGGCATAAAAGGACCTTTGACAACTCCTGTCGGCGGTGGAATTCGTTCGTTGAACGTTGCACTGCGACAGGAGTTAGATCTATATGTGTGTCAGCGCCCGGTACGATATTTTGACGGCGTTCCATCACCTGTAAAGAAACCCGAACTCGTAGATATGGTCATTTTTAGAGAGAATTCAGAGGATATTTACGCTGGTGTTGAATGGCAGGAAGGAACGGACGACGTTCATAAAGTTGTTGAATTCTTGACCAAAGACATGGGTGTCACAAAAATCCGTTTTCCAGAAACATCTGGTATCGGCATTAAACCTGTATCGAAAGAAGGTACAGAGCGGCTCGTTCGGGCAGCTATTGACTTTGCCTTATTGCACGGCCGCAAGAGCGTAACCCTGGTTCACAAGGGCAACATCATGAAGTTTACTGAAGGCTCCTTTAAAAATTGGGGCTATGAGTTGGCTGAAAAAGAATATGCAGACAAAGTGTTCACCTGGTGGCAATATGACCGCATCAAAGATGAGCAAGGCAAAGAGGCTGCAGACGCTGCTCAAAATGAAGCCCTCAACAGTGGGAAACTGCTTGTAAAAGACGTCATTGCAGATGCATTTTTGCAGCAGATTCTGACACGTCCTGCTGAGTACGACGTCATCGCAACCTTGAATTTGAATGGCGACTACGTCTCTGATGCATTGGCAGCACAAGTTGGCGGCATCGGTATTGCACCTGGCGCCAACATTAATTACGAAAACGGTTGGGCTGTTTTCGAAGCCACCCACGGAACCGCACCAAAATATGCAGGATTGGACAAAGTGAATCCTGGGTCGCTGATTTTATCCGGTGTTATGATGCTGGAATACATGGGTTGGAATGAAGCAGCCGATTTAATTACGCGTTCTTTGGAGAAAACCATTGAAGAAAAAGTTGTCACCTACGACTTTGCTCGCCTGATGGAGGGTGCCACAGAAGTCAAGACGTCCGGTTTTGCGGATGCGCTTATTCGAAATCTGTAA
- a CDS encoding HAMP domain-containing sensor histidine kinase — protein MFRRVYWQIATMLMASTLALFLVIGGSVYWELRAQLRHDEKVDLQSELPEIETLVASPYLIDSKHEPKKYHLHDDKGQHIYFLILNRHKVVASSATLPTSAKQLQLDLASGGSHHVLEYHELPYLVYSTTWTYHDKTFTIHVIKSIWAQEHTLHRALQLMLLSGAIGMMVALGLNLWLGRRVLNPALDMFNMQQNLMTELSHEMQTPLATLNVLSAQVEQPALREQLQYEVLHASDLIQDILYLAKLRSLPTEDVEPVAVSDLTEEVAVRLCILAERNGIVLSGKAEQGVFVETNPEYWKRLVSTLLKNVVDHAATPSQASWHLTRTDRLVQLVVTNEVPAQTYVTHELHSKNFTGFGISIVHRLVESMGGTVELTQTGSEVTATVRVPALVPKD, from the coding sequence ATGTTTCGAAGGGTATACTGGCAGATTGCCACAATGTTGATGGCGAGCACGTTAGCGCTCTTTCTAGTCATCGGCGGCAGTGTGTATTGGGAACTTCGGGCGCAACTCCGGCACGATGAAAAGGTAGACCTACAGTCTGAACTGCCGGAGATAGAGACGCTGGTTGCAAGTCCCTATTTGATTGACTCCAAGCATGAACCTAAGAAATACCATTTGCATGACGACAAGGGCCAGCACATCTATTTTTTGATTCTAAATCGTCATAAAGTTGTTGCTTCTTCAGCCACACTGCCTACTTCTGCAAAGCAGTTACAGCTCGACTTAGCCAGCGGCGGATCTCATCATGTGTTGGAGTATCACGAATTGCCGTATTTGGTCTATTCGACAACTTGGACATACCACGACAAGACTTTTACAATCCACGTTATCAAGTCGATTTGGGCCCAAGAACATACGCTCCACAGGGCACTTCAACTAATGCTTCTGTCAGGAGCAATCGGTATGATGGTGGCATTGGGTCTCAACTTGTGGCTGGGTCGCCGGGTCCTGAATCCCGCCCTAGATATGTTCAACATGCAACAGAATCTGATGACGGAACTCTCCCACGAAATGCAAACACCTTTGGCTACACTGAACGTACTCTCTGCTCAGGTTGAACAACCCGCCCTCAGGGAACAGTTGCAGTATGAAGTTCTTCACGCTTCTGACTTGATTCAAGACATTCTTTACCTGGCAAAGCTCCGCTCGTTGCCAACAGAGGACGTTGAACCAGTTGCCGTCTCTGACTTGACGGAGGAAGTTGCCGTCCGACTGTGCATTCTGGCCGAGCGCAACGGGATTGTGCTTTCAGGAAAGGCTGAGCAAGGTGTGTTTGTGGAGACCAACCCGGAGTATTGGAAGCGACTTGTCAGTACTCTTCTAAAAAATGTGGTCGATCACGCTGCAACACCGTCCCAAGCCTCGTGGCATCTTACAAGAACAGACAGACTGGTGCAGTTAGTCGTCACGAACGAAGTCCCTGCACAAACCTACGTAACTCATGAATTGCACTCTAAGAATTTTACTGGATTTGGCATTTCCATTGTTCACAGGTTAGTTGAGTCGATGGGAGGGACTGTGGAGTTGACACAGACGGGTTCAGAAGTGACTGCGACGGTACGCGTCCCTGCACTGGTACCGAAGGACTAA
- the polA gene encoding DNA polymerase I: MTKPNSKLVVIDGNSIAYRAFFALPELSNAKGQYTNAVYGFTQMLLKLLQDEQPTHIAVAFDKGKKNFRHEVYQAYKGTRQKTPSELSEQFPLVKQVVDALAIPVIEIENYEADDIIGTLASMSEAAGLHTVVVSGDKDLLQLVTDTVHAALTRKGITDVKYYDVEAVKERFELTPLQIIDLKGLMGDNSDNIPGVPGVGEKTAIKLLKQYHSVEEVLNHIDEVSGPKLRERLNENRDQALLSKRLATITREVPISITLDELEYKGYDAGQVRKVFVDLGFKSLVDKISGEIDNSTANDAQDDNEGSSLASHPANDLSVAYISKRKDLETMWHDLNGHMGVMPDLDSENYHVADLKGMAVSDRDRGYYVSFEEELSVADLKPLWSDELDKSVFNVKSLAVILDSHGHTVGVDEGWYDTMIAGYLLNPSDGELTLESLVERELHIPAGGLRYENSKEELVRITSMLPDLRKHFRSALAAQELDDLYHKVEFPLALVLAKMETLGFQVNADWLKRYGSELTIQLQELMKQIYELAGSEFNINSPKQLGEVLFDKLALPPQKKTKTGYSTSADVLEKLAPYHDVVQKILDYRQLGKLQSTYVEGLLKVIRPDTGRVYTRFHQTLTATGRLSSSEPNLQNIPIRMEEGRKLRQAFEPSYPDWVIVSADYSQVELRILAHLSGDDALIEAFRNNMDIHTSTAATVFEVAPEEVDSFLRRQAKAVNFGIVYGISDYGLSQNLGITRAHAGQLIKDYFDKFPGVAKYMKEIVEAARKDGYVTTLLNRRRYLPDIHHRNYNLRSFAERTAMNTPIQGTAADVIKLAMVKIDKALSDSNLSSRMMLQVHDELIFECPEKEVQELTALVEENMENAVALNVPLRVDINVGKTWYEAK; this comes from the coding sequence ATGACCAAACCAAATTCAAAATTGGTTGTGATAGACGGGAACAGCATTGCGTATCGCGCCTTTTTTGCGTTGCCAGAACTTTCAAATGCAAAAGGACAGTACACAAATGCCGTGTACGGTTTTACACAAATGCTCTTAAAACTGTTACAGGACGAACAACCCACGCATATTGCCGTCGCTTTCGACAAAGGAAAGAAAAATTTTCGTCATGAAGTGTACCAGGCTTACAAGGGCACCCGCCAAAAGACGCCCAGTGAGCTCTCAGAGCAATTTCCTCTGGTAAAACAGGTTGTTGATGCACTGGCGATTCCTGTGATTGAAATCGAAAACTATGAGGCAGACGACATCATCGGCACCCTTGCATCGATGAGTGAAGCGGCCGGCTTGCATACGGTTGTGGTCTCAGGAGATAAAGACTTGCTGCAACTTGTAACAGATACCGTCCATGCAGCATTGACGCGCAAGGGAATTACCGATGTGAAATACTATGATGTTGAGGCAGTGAAAGAACGATTTGAACTCACGCCTTTACAGATTATAGATCTGAAGGGCTTGATGGGTGACAACTCTGATAATATCCCCGGAGTTCCAGGGGTTGGCGAGAAAACGGCCATAAAACTACTGAAGCAGTACCATAGTGTGGAAGAAGTTCTTAATCACATCGACGAGGTGTCGGGACCGAAACTTCGTGAGAGGTTAAATGAGAACCGCGATCAGGCATTGCTCTCTAAACGACTGGCTACAATCACGCGGGAAGTACCGATTTCCATAACTTTGGATGAATTAGAATATAAGGGCTATGATGCAGGCCAAGTGCGTAAGGTTTTTGTCGACTTGGGATTCAAGAGTCTTGTCGACAAGATTTCCGGGGAAATCGACAATTCGACGGCGAATGATGCTCAAGACGACAACGAAGGTAGTTCTTTGGCTTCGCATCCTGCCAATGACCTGTCGGTTGCCTACATTTCGAAGAGAAAAGACTTGGAAACCATGTGGCATGACCTGAATGGACACATGGGCGTTATGCCTGATTTAGACAGCGAAAATTACCATGTAGCAGATTTGAAAGGCATGGCCGTTAGCGATAGAGATAGAGGCTACTACGTTTCTTTTGAGGAAGAGCTGAGTGTCGCGGACCTAAAGCCGCTGTGGTCGGATGAACTGGATAAATCCGTCTTTAATGTCAAGTCCTTGGCGGTGATTCTCGACAGTCATGGACATACCGTTGGTGTTGATGAGGGCTGGTACGACACAATGATTGCAGGGTATTTGTTGAATCCTTCTGACGGAGAGCTTACCTTGGAAAGTCTGGTTGAGCGTGAGCTTCATATTCCTGCCGGCGGGCTGCGCTATGAGAACAGCAAGGAAGAGCTGGTCAGAATCACGTCCATGCTGCCAGACCTCCGCAAACACTTTCGCAGCGCTTTGGCGGCACAAGAACTGGACGATCTCTACCACAAGGTCGAGTTTCCCTTAGCCTTAGTACTCGCGAAAATGGAGACCCTGGGTTTTCAAGTCAACGCTGATTGGTTAAAACGTTACGGTTCTGAATTAACAATTCAATTGCAGGAGCTAATGAAACAGATTTATGAATTGGCCGGCAGCGAGTTTAATATCAACTCACCCAAGCAGCTGGGTGAGGTGCTGTTTGACAAGCTTGCTTTGCCTCCGCAAAAAAAGACCAAGACCGGTTATTCGACCAGTGCTGATGTACTGGAGAAATTGGCTCCTTATCATGACGTGGTTCAAAAAATTTTGGATTACAGGCAGCTTGGCAAACTACAGTCTACTTATGTCGAGGGCCTGCTCAAGGTGATTCGGCCGGATACCGGGCGTGTCTATACAAGGTTCCATCAGACGCTAACCGCAACCGGACGATTGTCGAGCAGTGAACCGAATTTGCAGAATATCCCTATTCGAATGGAAGAAGGCAGAAAGCTGCGACAAGCCTTTGAGCCTAGTTATCCAGATTGGGTTATTGTATCAGCTGACTATTCGCAGGTAGAACTGCGCATTCTCGCACATCTTTCTGGTGACGATGCGCTTATAGAGGCATTCCGAAATAACATGGATATTCACACCAGCACCGCAGCCACAGTCTTTGAGGTCGCACCGGAGGAGGTTGATTCCTTCTTGCGCCGTCAAGCGAAAGCGGTCAACTTCGGCATCGTCTATGGTATCAGCGACTATGGTTTGTCTCAAAACCTAGGGATTACCAGAGCTCATGCCGGTCAATTAATTAAAGACTATTTTGATAAGTTTCCTGGAGTTGCAAAGTATATGAAGGAGATTGTAGAAGCAGCTCGCAAGGACGGCTACGTGACAACACTGTTAAACCGGCGCAGGTATTTGCCTGACATCCATCATCGTAACTACAACTTGCGAAGCTTTGCTGAACGGACAGCCATGAATACCCCTATTCAGGGAACTGCAGCAGACGTAATAAAACTGGCAATGGTGAAGATTGACAAGGCTCTTTCCGATTCTAATCTCTCCTCAAGAATGATGTTGCAAGTACACGATGAGTTAATTTTTGAATGTCCAGAAAAAGAGGTTCAAGAACTCACAGCCCTGGTGGAAGAGAATATGGAAAACGCCGTAGCTCTTAATGTACCGCTTAGAGTGGATATCAATGTGGGGAAGACCTGGTACGAGGCCAAGTGA